From the Nodularia sphaerocarpa UHCC 0038 genome, the window TTCTCGCTCTTCTGGAGCAACTTGAAACTTCAGTAGTTCTATCACCACACCTTTTAATTCCCTCTGTTGTGTTTACGAATTTGCCAAAATAGAGATGTAGGCTAAAATCACCACTTTTCCAGCATAGCTTGATTGTATACACTCAAGCAGCCCAGTCAGCTAGTGGGAAATCATCAAGAGGAAGGGAGTATGGATAATAATAACTGGTTACAACAGTTAATGATGCTCGGTATTGGTACAACGTCTTTGGTAGCGGAAAAAATGCGGCAAGTTAGCGATGATTTAGTTAAGGACGGTAAACTTGATCCTGAGCAAGCTAAGGCGGTCATGGATGACGTTGTACAGCAATTAAAGTCAGAGCAGGGAAACTTGGAAGAGCAAATGCAACGACAAATGCGGAATATGATGCAGGATTTGGGCGTGGCTCGTCAGTCTGAAGTGGATGAATTACGGGGGAGAATTGACCGTTTAGAGCGTCAACTGCGTGATTTAGAAAATAAGCTTTGGCGATAAAATGCCCTTTCTGATTTACACTAAATTGTGTCCTGTTGGTAATCTTAAATAATGCCAGATTGCCTAATTAGGGAGGGCTAATTTTGAAATCAATTTTACTCAGCGTGGGTTTCATGCTGGTCTGTGTTGTGGTTTTGGTAGTAGCACAAGTTAACAATAATGTCAACTCTGCTCTTGCTGCTAATTTGACCGAAACTACACCAGCACCCACTAGTGTCACGAAAAACCAAACCTTGATTGCGAGCAATACTATGTCTGATGCCAATGTCGTAACCAACCCATCTGGACTGAAATATATTGAATTAGAAGAAGGAACTGGCGCGACTCCTAAACCTGGACAAAAGGTTGCAGTTCACTACACCGGTACTTTAGAAGATGGTACTAAGTTTGATAGTTCACGCGATCGCGGTAAACCCTTCGAGTTTAATATCGGTACCGGACAAGTAATTAAAGGTTGGGACGAAGGACTCAGCACTATGAAAGTAGGCGGTCGTCGTCAGTTAATCATTCCCGCAGAGTTAGGTTATGGCTCCCGTGGTGCTGGTGGTGTGATTCCACCCAATGCTACTTTGCTATTTGACGTTGAATTGGTGGGTATTAAGTAGGCAATAGGGGCTGAGGATTGAAGTCTAGGAAAAATCACACCTATTTCTTCTTTCCCCATGCCCCAATTACGAATTATTAATAGACATCGACCCAATTTAAATATGCGTTTACCAGAAGCCTTGTAGAGACGTTCCATGGAACGTCTCTACATTTTTTGTCGGCGATGTCTAATAATTACCTTGTCTGGCTAAATTTTTAAACTTTGTAAACTGCGGATCAAATAAAAGCTTAACAGTACCTGTGGGACCGTTGCGGTGTTTAGCGATGATAGCTTCTGCAATCCCCCGATCAGGACTGTCAGGATTATAATAATCATCGCGGTATAACATGACTACTAAATCCGCGTCTTGCTCAATACTGCCACTTTCCCTCAAATCTGAGAGCATGGGGCGCTTATTGGTGCGTGCTTCCACCCCACGACTCAACTGTGATAGAGCAATCACTGGCACAGATAATTCCCGCGCTAAACCTTTGAGAGAACGGGTAATTTTTGATAATTCTTGAACGCGGTTATCACCAGCACCTTCCATTAATTGCAAATAATCTATCACAACTAATCCTAATTCAGTTCCCTGTTCTGCTTGCAGTCGCCTGGCTTGACTACGCATTTGGGTGATGGTAATATTAGATGTGTCATCAATAAAAATGGGCATCTCTGAAAGCATACCAATAGCACGGCTTAAAGGTTCCCATTGTGTTTGACTAATGCGCCCACTCCGCAAATAACTAGTTTCAATTCCCGCTTCACTAGCCAATAGTCTCTGTACTAGCTGTTCTTTAGACATTTCTAAACTAAAAAAGGCCACGGGTAATTTGTAACCAGCCGCGATGTTGTGAGCAAGATTTAAACAAAATGCCGTTTTCCCCATTGATGGTCTACCGGCGATAATAATCAAATCAGAACGCTGGAAGCCACTGGTTAAGGAATCTAAATCATAGAAGCCGCAAGGAATACCGGGTAAGGCAATGCCTTGGTGACGGCTTTCAATATCTTGAAAGGTATTAATCAGGGTATCAGAAATGTGAGTTAAACCTGATTGGGGACGTTCTTGAGTAACACCAAAAACTTTCTGTTCTGCTTGATCTAAAACTGTTGGTAATTCGGTTTCTGTCTCGTAACCAAGATGGACAATTTCGTTACCAGCTTTAATTAACTGTCGGCGCAGGTACTTTTCCATTACCAGCCTGGCTAAGGCATCGATGTTAACTGCTGATACTGTGCGATCTACGAGGGTGGCTAATTTATTTCTCCCACCAATGCGGGCGAGAATATCGTTATCGGCTAGCCAACTTGTGACTGAGAGTAAGTCTGTGGGTTTACCTTGAGCGTGAAGGCGCAGGGCTGCTTGATAGATATCTTTGTGAGCGCTGATGTAGAAGGCTATTGGTAAGAGGCGATCGCTCACTCTCCCAATGGCTTCTGGATCAAGTAAAATTCCCCCCAAAATCGCTTCTTCTGCTTCAATATTTTGGGGTGGTAGGCGATCGCTACCATCGCCTTGAAAACTCAGTTCTTCAGACATAAGCGATTTCAACTTGGATGGGATTGACTCAGCAATTCTTTTGTACAGACGCTATCAATCGCCTCTGGTACTGATTTAGACACTGACAAATAAAAAATCTGACAACTTTTCTTGTGGAGTAGGCATCACCAAGGACGGGCAGGATGCCCATCCCACAAGATGGGATAATTTATTGTCTGCTGTTCCCTTAACTGGCTACAACTTCAATATTAACTTGAGCCGTTACGTCAGAATGTAGCTTGACTTCGGCTTGGTAAGTTCCCAGATGGTTAATATCAGGAATGGTAATACCACGACGATCAATTTCTTGACTGGTAGCCGCCTGAATTGCGTCTGCGACATCTTGAGTCGTGACTGTACCGAAAATTGCTTCGTTTTCACCAAGGGGTTTGGAAATTTGCAAGCTGCCAATTTTTTCTAAAGCTGCTTTTTGCTCTAAAGCTTGTTGACGAAGTTCTAATTGGCGTTGAAACTCTTTCTCGCGACGGCGTTCTACTTGTTTGAGAATACCGGGAGTAGCATGAGTTGCCAATTTCTGGGGAATGAGATAATTACGAGCATAGCCGGGAGCTACGTCTACTAAATCGCCTAATTTTCCCAGTTTGCTAATATCTTGATTTAAAACTAACTGTACACGTTTCGCCATCGGTTTCTTTTTTTCCTGTAAAATCTGATTAACTTGGGTTTTAGCAGCATAGCTCACAATCACCAGCAGCTTTGCTTATAACCTAAAGCTTACAGATCCTAGCGAATCGTAGGGTGCGATCGCAACTATTTAGTTGTCAAAAAATTCCGATGCGATTGCACTGGGCTGCAATTAATCACTATAAAACGCTTTTTTTCAGTTTACGAAGTTGATTTTTCACCTGTTCGAGAGTTGCTTGCAACTGATTTTTTTCTATCGGTGCTGGTATATTCGCCGCAGGTAACGCTGGATTCAGATGACGGTAATGTTCCCAAATTTCCCAGTAGGGACAACCGGGTTGAATCCGAATCCCCGCCCAGTGGAGATATTGTAGCGGTTGATTGACTGTAGGATCAAAGAGAATATTGCCTTGGGGCTGAAAGTGGGGAGTTCCCGCCCAATTTCCCGGTGCTTTACCCTCTCGCCGAACTATATTGAAGCGACGTGAAATCCGCTTCAGCAACATATAGTTGATAATTGGTTGGTCAGAAGTCTTTTCAGAAAAGTCAAAGTATTCTGGATGGGCTGCACACTCGGTAAAAATTTCATATAAATCATTTTCCGAGACTAAGTTTTTTTTGGAACCCCAAAACCCACCGTTAAAAATATCTTTAACTTCTGCTTCAGTAAAGATTTTATCTTCTAATACCTGGGAACTAAAAACATTTTTAATTCCACCTAAATGTTGATAATCACAACAAATAAAATCTGCTTTAGCTAGATAATTGAGATTATCAATAATCTTTTCAAAAACGACAATATCGGTATCAATGTACAAAAATTCATCAAAGGGACCAAACCAACAAGCCTGCTTGCGAAATTGATTGGGACGAGCGAAAAACTTACCCCCGAAAGTTTCATGTAATTTTCCCGCTAGACGATCAATAAAATCTAAGTCTTCGTAAACTTGGACTTTATAATGTTGGTTAAGTGTTTCGGCTATTTTATGATAGTTATCATCATAAGGAATTATGATAATTGGTGTATTTGCGTCATGCAATCTGATACTATTTAGGAGTGCGATCGCCTGCTCCAAAACTTTGTCATTAGCAATAATATAAATTCCGCGACTCATGTTATTTACCTCTACCTGTTAATCCTAACTTTTTCAAAACTTTCGTAGCTAAACTGGGAGGGGCGTTATAAGCCTTCGCTTTAGTGGTAAATTTTGGTCGCTTGTCTGGTTCGTGTAGATAGCGATAATGCAAGAACACATCCCGATAGGGAAAATCAATATTTTCTCCCTGACAAACTTGCTGAAATAATTGCGATTTTAAGCCAATATAGTGAATATAAGTTAATCGTTTCCCGTGATCATATAAAATATTATCTTCAGCTTGAAAATGAGCAGAACTTACACAACAGCCTGTTTTCTGAGCTTTAGTCAGTTCCAGAGCCAAGTTACAGCTAGAGATTCCCGAACGCATTACCATATAATTGAGAATAGTTTGGTCAGGAGCCATATCATAGAGAATTTCGGCTTCTCCTGCGCGGAGTTTTTCTAGTAATAATTCTCGCATTTGGGCATCAAATACCCCTTTTTTAGAACCATAAAATCCCGAACAAAATATTTCAGTTTGCAGTCGTTCTGGTGAAAATATTTCGGTTAATTTTGCCGAAGATTGATGATAAACATGAGATAAATCTGTGTACTGAAAATCATATACTACCCAATCATTGTGATTTAACTGGTTAAAAACTTCTGTTAATGGACTCATTAATAAAGTGTCGGCATCCATATAGACAAAGCGGTCAAAAGGTCCATCAAATGCACCATAACGTCTATGAGTACCAACACGATAATATTTGTAATTACCTAATTTCAACCAATGTGCTTGGGCGCTGGGGTGAGCATCCCAAATCTGGCAAACAAACTCATCCCATTGCTGAATTGACTCTTGATTATCGTAAATCTGCACATTAGGGCGATGAGCAATTTCGGCAGTAATTTGTGTTGTATTATCATCATAAGGATAGATGCAAACGGGCATATTTTGCCCATAAATTGCCTCGATACTATTAAGTAAAGCCACGAGTTGTTGATAAACTCGGTCGTTAGCCAGGGTACAAATACCATCCATATAAAAATTCCCAATTTAGCCAGAAACTTGAGCAACAAATTCTGATAACCAGTTCATTAGATTTAATTTATGTAAAATAATTTGTCTAGCTTCTGCGATCGCATCTTTAGCAGCATACCAAGCATCAGGAGTAGCTGTCACTTCCTGGATGTAGGCAATACCTTTTTCATCCAAACTTGGTAACCGCAAAAAGCTCCCCGGTGGTAATAATTTATCAGCAGCAGAACCACCATAATAAATTGGTAGGCACCAAGCCAATAAAGAATCCCATAATTTTTCACTCACATACCAATCATTTTCGGCATAATTTTCAATGGCGAGATTGTAATAATAAGGAGCCATACCATGCCATTTGTTACCCACTTCCCCCGAATTTTTCGACCATGAAGGCAAATTGCGCCCATACAAATCAAATTTAATTTCATGAGATTGTAGGGACTGTAAAAAGTCTAACCTCTGGCGATGGTTGGCTGTGCGGTTAATACCAGAAGTAATCCAACTACAAGGGTAAACTTTTTCGGGTGGTGGCATTTCATTTAATTCCCGAAACGAGTTACCATGATACCAAATTGCAGGCATATAGTCAGGAGTTGGCGCAAAATCATCAGGGCCAGAAATATAACCGCAATATTTTTCTGCTTCCTTATAACTACGTTTAGCAACGTCGATAACTTCAGTTAATGGTGGTTCCCGCAAAAGATAAATTACGCGTTCTGGCGGAACACCACGCAGGATAGAGTTGATGTTTACCTCTGATTTTTGCGGTTTTTTACCTAACTTTTCCCACCAGGGTTGGGGCTGGGGAGGTTTGGGAAACTCGAACTGATACATCAACAGGAAATCTGGTTTTGCTTGCAGCGCCTGCATTTGTATATTGTTCCAAATCCCAAAGTAATTTGGAGTTTGTGGCCACAGCCAATCTTCTCTTTTATTAAGATTTGGATAGCTGCTGATCATGCCAATCGTTTTAATACTCATGTTAATTTATCATTTGAGGATGGAGTGTTTTATCAATATAACTCATGATTTTTGCTGCTCGATTTTCCCAATCAAATTTTTGAACAAATTCGATTGAATATCCTAAGTATGCTGCATTTGTTGATTGGAATAGGTGAGCTTGTGGTTTTGGTAATTCTTCTTTAAGATAGAATATATAGTGTTTTTTTGAATCAGCATTTTTCATAATTTAAATATTTGATTTCCAAATTTTTCTAAATCTTCAATTAAAGATTTAGCAGCATGATATGATTCGATAATCAGTTTACTTTTCCCTGGCTGTATTGGTTTTAAGCTATTATCTAAAAAGGACAGGATACTGATTATTGTATGGAGATGTTGGCGAGCTTTTTCGGCAATTTGCTCAAAGGTTGGATACTTGGTAATGAGATTTTGATGAGGGGATGATAGTAATTGCTCTTGGATTTGTAATTGAATAATATCTTCTAATATATCAACTGTTGTTATGGTTTTTAGAGTTGATTTATAGGATTTTGTAATTAATTCTTGCTGTTCTTGGGCATTGGCTACCATACCATCAATTAATAAGTTTAAGAACCCAATCATTGAGTTGAACCGCGTCCGAAGTTCGTCAGAGATGCGGATGAAGCTTTGGCTGCTTTTGGTGGAAATTTTCGGGCGATCGCTAAATTGCATGGAATACAGACGTGAGTAGTAACCACCCCTTTGTAAAAGTTCTTGATGAGTTCCTACCTCTACTACACGTCCTTGTTCTAACACAGCAATTTGATCAGCTTTCTGGACTGTGGAAAGGCGATGAGCAATTACTAAGGTTGTGCGAGTGCGACTGAGATCATCAAGTGCAGCTTGTACCAAGCGTTCGGAAACCGTATCTAAAGCGCTGGTGGCTTCATCTAAAATCAGAATTTCGGGATTTTGTAACAGGGCGCGAGCGATCGCTAATCTTTGTCTTTGTCCACCAGATAACATAACACCGCGATCGCCAATCAGGGTTTCAAATTCCTGGGGTAAGTTACTAATGAACTCGTAAGCATTAGCCCGCTTGGCTGCTGTGATAATCTCATCCACAGTAGCTGACGGTCGCCCATAAGCGATGTTATTCTGTACTGTATCATTGAATAAAAAGGTATCTTGACTGACAATTCCCATTTTCTTTCGCATAGATATGAGATCAAAGTCACGCAGATCCCTACCGTCGATGTTAATACTGCCAGATACCGGGTCATAAAATCTCGGTAACAGATCCGCCAAGGTGGATTTACCAGCACCAGAACCACCTACCAAAGCTAAAGTCGCACCACAGGGTAAAAATAAGTCTACATCTTTGAGTACTAGCTTTTGATGACCAGGGTAGGCAAAGGAAAGAGATTTAAAATGTATTCCCTCCTGTAATGTTGTGTAGGGAATATTCCCCTGATTCATAAAAGGCTTATTATCTCGATTTAAAAAATCAGTGACTATGGCTACACTTGTAGAACTATTAGCAAAGCTACTACGCAGACTATTTAACTGAGAAATTAATGGCAATAATCGCAGCAGCACTAATAAATATGTTAATAGTACGGCGGAAAGAGTAGAAATTTGCTCTGAAAAGAAAGTTCGGCTCAAAAATATAATCACCAGTAAAGATGCAATTCCCATTACCTCACTGATTGGTGCGATCGCTTGCGAATTAACTTGAGATTGAAAATCGGCTGCTTCGCGATCGCGTATGAGTTTTTTAATTCGGAAATATTCTTTCGCTTCATTTCCCGTCGCTTTCACCAATCTTATGCCATTCAGTGTTTCTAGCACAGCAATTGAATAGGCTTTAGACATTTCACTCAGTTGCTTACCAAAGCTTTTAGAACGGTAAATAGCATACTGATTTATTAGAGTCACAAAAGATAGTAAAAAAGCCGAAGCAACTGTCAATTGCCAAGAAATTGACAGCAATATGATCACAAAAACTGAAATAGTAATTACTAAAATAACTAATTTTATTATATTAGACATAGCATTGGCAGTCCGACTAATTTCTCCACCAAGGCTGTTGATTAAATCGCCAACTTTCATCTTGGCATAATAATCTATATCCACCTCCATTAATAATTTCAGTCCAGATTCGCGGATATCTGATGTCAGCATTCGTGTAAAAGAACTCGATGACAATACACTGGTATAAGTAGCTATATTTTTAAAAATAATTGTCAACAAAATTGCCCCAGCCATTACCCCTACACGGTAATTTTCTGGGACGTTATCAAATGGGTTTATAATAATTTTGAGAATTGGGGGAGCATTAGTAAAATCTACCTCTTGACCGACAATTTTTAAAATTACTGGCACAATCAGCGCTGTACTAACCCCATTAAATAAGGCTCCAGAAAATCCCAATAATATCGTTATTACAATCCAACCTGGATAGGGTTTGGCAAATTTTAGTAGTAATTTACTGGTAGACATCAGTTATATATATGACAATTTAGTTATTATTTATGTAATTTATCAACTTATGGTATATTTGGCAATGACGCATTTATACACATAGATACCATATTCTCTCTACTTTAAAAATTAAGTAATCCCCTAAATAAAGGTAATGATATTGTAAAAGTTTACATAGCTATACCTCAACTTTATGGCAGCTTTAAAAAACCACAACTAAAAGTTTATAATTGGGAAATTAGAGACTTAAGAGTCAAACCCATCGCCTCTATACTATATTTTTCCACACATCTAGCCCTAGCTCTTTCGCCACGCTGATTTGCTAACTCCAAATTCTCAAATATCAATTGAATTTGTTCCGCAATTTCTTCAGGAGAACTAGGTTTAACTAAATAACCAGTTTCACCCAAAATTTCGGGAATATCTCCAACTATCGTTGATAATACAGGTTTAGCCATTGCCATTCCATCAGAAAGCTTCAGAGGAAACTGAGCGCGAGCAGTGAGAGTATCTCGCTGAGGAACAACTATAATATGAGCAGCAGCTAATACATGAGGCATAACTTCTATCGGACACCTTGGTAACTTAATAATCCAACGTCCCCACTTTTCCATCAGCTGCTCATCATAATTATCATAAGGACTACCACCCACAATTACTAGTCTTAAATCTGGCTGATTTAACTGCTCCAATGCTATTAAAACATCTTCCACCCCCTTGTGAGGTCTGGGTGCGCCGGGAAACATCAAAATTCTCAACCCAGAAAGACCATAATATTCTCTGCTAATTTCAGAATTATAATTATTGGGGTCAAATATTGCCGTATCTTTGCCATTAGGCACATATACACCGCCAAAGCGCTGTTGGAGGAATTGAGTATCTATAGTGATTGCATTTGCGCGAGATACTAAATTTTCTATCCACTTGACATAAAGCGGATGGTCGGGAAATCTCAATGCACCATTCTTTTTAAAGATATCTCTATATAATTGTTTGGGAGTTGGACTATACTTCCAGTCATCGCCACCATACCAACTTAATTCCCAGTCATCCATATCTAATAGTAAAGGACGTGAAACAGTGAATTTCTTGAGGAGAGAAACACCAAAACTCGTTGGCTTTGGTTTAACTGCATAAATAATATCACCATCTATTTTTTGCAAAAGCTGTTTGGCAGATCCAAAAAACTCAGGATAGTTTTTGCCTGGAATTGAAACAACTGGTATTCCTAGTGGTGGTTTAGCATATAGTTCTTGTCCAAATAAAAATCCTATTACCTCTACTTCATAAGATATTTTTTGAAGTGTTTGGGCTAATAAAAATGCTCTAACGCTTCCACCACCAGATAAATCACTAACAACTATTGATATTTTCATAGTTCTTAAAAAAAATGTTCAAGAAATGGCAGCATGGAAATAATATCAGCTAGAACTTTATTATTGGTAATTGATAAGTCTTTTTGAATTTGCTCTATTTTAGTGCCTTGTTTTCTATGACCCTTGCCCGTATAGTGGATAACATAGCTTTGAAAACGATGTTTAATCGGCTTTTTTTCTGGATTATTAACGATATATTTATCAGTTTTACATTTTTCTTCTTGATACTTTTTATATTCAGAAGAGATTGAACTAAGTAATCTATCATAAAAGTTCAATAGCTGATTTATCCTTCTTCCATATATAGCTCTACTGTTTTTAATTTGACTTGTATGATTGAATTTATAACCGATGTCATAAATTGGTATACTTAGCTTTTGGACAGTATAGTTTAATATGGTTTGCTCATGAAAGGCTCTTTTATTACTTGCCCATGTTACAAGATTATGATCTTTAGTAAATACTTGACGATGATATTGAGAAACTACCATGACACCGCTATTGAAGTATTTTCTCTCCCACCCTATATCTTCTAATTCTTTTTGAATATCTTTGACTGCTCCATCATGGAAATATGTATAGTTGCTAACTAGAAAAGCACCAAAATTATCTTCAGGGACAATTGCAAATAAATCTGGGCATTTAGCATCTACGATGATGTCTGTATCCATATAAATTATACGATCATACTTTTCTAATAAATTAGAAATTTGGTATTTTTCAAAATAAGGAACATCAAAACCCATCTTGAGATTGTTGATTTCTACAAAATTTGCTCCTATCTTTTCCGCATAAGCTCGTAAAAATGGGTGAGTAATTTCACCGAGGCGATTTGCAGCATCTCCAACACACAATGTAACTACAGCTTTCATGTATTTTCCTCACTTAATTTAGAAGTTCTATAACTTTTTGATAGAATTGCTGATTTGCATCTCTACATTCTGCTAAGGCATCTGGATACCTACGTGCTTCCTGTAGTTTATCCTGCCAATCATTTGGATTAAGGGGATCACAAAAAGGAACTTTATACTTCAAAGTATAAAATTTAGTCGAAAATGGAAAAGCCAAAACTTTTTTATTTAATAAAATTCCCCAGTACATCCCATGATAGGTATTAGTTAAAATTGTATCAGCTTCACCTAAAAATTTGATGATTTTACTAAAACTAACTTGAAAATCATCTGGGCTAAATAAGTTAAACAGTTTATTGATTTTTGTATGTTTATAATTAACTTGGTGATTTTCCATTACTGGAAAATTGAATTCATTCATGGGAAGTTTCCAGTTTGAATTGCCATGTTTATAAATTGCAAATTCATGTTTTACGTGATATTTTTTATCAAAAAGCTTACTCATACAACTTACACAAGGAACATAGTTAAAGCCTTGGTTATAATCTCTAATTCCATGCAAGTCGAATTTATCCATATATTGAGGATATTTTAACTCTCTATCTACATTTTCATAACCATTATGTCCTATTCCCCAGGATATTAATTTTCCCTTCCTATTATCAGCTATATAATTTAATTTTTCGGTAAAGAAATCTCTGGCGATTAATCCACCTCCACCGATAATAATGTTATTTTTCAAGATTTCTGGGTTATTCACAGTCATAATGTCAATTGCTTGTGTTTCTTTAGGAAATTTAAAGTAACGCAGCGGAGAAGACATGATATCTCCAACATTATTATCTCTTCTATGAATATTAAGTAGCATGAGTTAAAACTCCTGATTGTTACAGATTAGTTTAAAAGTTTTTGGAATTCGAGAGAAAAATTTTCCCAACTCAAATTTTCAACAGTCTTCCTGATATCTGTTTTAACTTTGTATGCTTGTTCAATTAGTTCACATATTGTCTCAACAGAACTGTTGATATCAAACATAAATCCATTTTCACCGTGAATAATCAAATCAGGAGCAAATCCAGTTTTGCTCGCTACAGCAACTACATTACACATCATCGCTTCTACTAATGGAATTGGTCCTCCTTCTAGCTTGGCCGTGGAAACAAAAATGTCCATTTGAGTATAATATTTGGGATAATCAGCATAGGGAGCTTCAATATAAGAAAAATTAGGTAATGCTTTCATTTCTGCAAATTTTTCGTATTTTTCCCATCCTTTGCCCAGCAGAATAAAATTTCTTGAAGGCATCATTTGAATAATATTAAAAATTCTTTCAGGTTCTTTTCGATAATAAAAGGCTGTACAGAAACCTACCGCACCATTTGAGCGTTCATGGGGTAGAAACATTTGTGGATCAGCCGCTCCTAAAATGTAGGTTACTTTCTTTGAGTTTAGTCCCTGTGAAATAAGAAGCCTGGCGAATTGCGAACAGGCACATATTACCTTGCTTGCTCTATTCAGTGCATAAATTAGTTCTTCGTTAGTGATTCCCAGGTCTGCACGAGGATGTGTATGCCAAACAAGTATCTTGCTTCCCCAAATATGAGGATTTAGTTTTAAGCAAACTGGTAAAAAAGAATAATGTGCAAAAAAGTAAGCTTTAGATGGTGGTAAAGACAATTCTGAATAATGGAAGCAATACTTACCAGGAAAGTAAGTGGCGATTTCTCTACATATAGCTTCAAGTATCCAACCCTTTGCCAAATCTAAGACGACAAATACTAAGTCATACTCTTCTACTATCTTTTCTGGGTGCGACTGAAGCTTCCATTTCCCTGTCAAAAATTTTAAGTAAGAAAGTCCATAAGGGATGATATAGGCGGGGCTAGAAAATGTTTTTTCTATCTGATACTTAATTTTCTTGAGTTTATTTTTAATATTCATAGGAATCATGTAATTTTGTTAGAGCTATTTTACAAGTTATTTAAATATATTTAATCCAAGAATTATTTATTGAGGCAAACCAAGTATATTTTTGACGGATTTTATTTTTCCTGATACAAAAGATATCAGCTTTTTTGAGCGTGGACCACGATATTTTTCATAGAGTAAAAAATTGGGTATAATTGATCTTAAGGCATTTAATATTTTGATGGAAGCTGTGTTAGTTGTTTTGATTTTTTTGTCGAATAAATAAACTGGTGTAGGTACTATTTTAATTAATCTATTAAATAAATCTTGATCTTTTTCTCTGATG encodes:
- a CDS encoding ABC transporter ATP-binding protein, which translates into the protein MSTSKLLLKFAKPYPGWIVITILLGFSGALFNGVSTALIVPVILKIVGQEVDFTNAPPILKIIINPFDNVPENYRVGVMAGAILLTIIFKNIATYTSVLSSSSFTRMLTSDIRESGLKLLMEVDIDYYAKMKVGDLINSLGGEISRTANAMSNIIKLVILVITISVFVIILLSISWQLTVASAFLLSFVTLINQYAIYRSKSFGKQLSEMSKAYSIAVLETLNGIRLVKATGNEAKEYFRIKKLIRDREAADFQSQVNSQAIAPISEVMGIASLLVIIFLSRTFFSEQISTLSAVLLTYLLVLLRLLPLISQLNSLRSSFANSSTSVAIVTDFLNRDNKPFMNQGNIPYTTLQEGIHFKSLSFAYPGHQKLVLKDVDLFLPCGATLALVGGSGAGKSTLADLLPRFYDPVSGSINIDGRDLRDFDLISMRKKMGIVSQDTFLFNDTVQNNIAYGRPSATVDEIITAAKRANAYEFISNLPQEFETLIGDRGVMLSGGQRQRLAIARALLQNPEILILDEATSALDTVSERLVQAALDDLSRTRTTLVIAHRLSTVQKADQIAVLEQGRVVEVGTHQELLQRGGYYSRLYSMQFSDRPKISTKSSQSFIRISDELRTRFNSMIGFLNLLIDGMVANAQEQQELITKSYKSTLKTITTVDILEDIIQLQIQEQLLSSPHQNLITKYPTFEQIAEKARQHLHTIISILSFLDNSLKPIQPGKSKLIIESYHAAKSLIEDLEKFGNQIFKL
- a CDS encoding glycosyltransferase family 4 protein; translated protein: MKISIVVSDLSGGGSVRAFLLAQTLQKISYEVEVIGFLFGQELYAKPPLGIPVVSIPGKNYPEFFGSAKQLLQKIDGDIIYAVKPKPTSFGVSLLKKFTVSRPLLLDMDDWELSWYGGDDWKYSPTPKQLYRDIFKKNGALRFPDHPLYVKWIENLVSRANAITIDTQFLQQRFGGVYVPNGKDTAIFDPNNYNSEISREYYGLSGLRILMFPGAPRPHKGVEDVLIALEQLNQPDLRLVIVGGSPYDNYDEQLMEKWGRWIIKLPRCPIEVMPHVLAAAHIIVVPQRDTLTARAQFPLKLSDGMAMAKPVLSTIVGDIPEILGETGYLVKPSSPEEIAEQIQLIFENLELANQRGERARARCVEKYSIEAMGLTLKSLISQL
- a CDS encoding glycosyltransferase, whose amino-acid sequence is MKAVVTLCVGDAANRLGEITHPFLRAYAEKIGANFVEINNLKMGFDVPYFEKYQISNLLEKYDRIIYMDTDIIVDAKCPDLFAIVPEDNFGAFLVSNYTYFHDGAVKDIQKELEDIGWERKYFNSGVMVVSQYHRQVFTKDHNLVTWASNKRAFHEQTILNYTVQKLSIPIYDIGYKFNHTSQIKNSRAIYGRRINQLLNFYDRLLSSISSEYKKYQEEKCKTDKYIVNNPEKKPIKHRFQSYVIHYTGKGHRKQGTKIEQIQKDLSITNNKVLADIISMLPFLEHFF
- a CDS encoding polysaccharide pyruvyl transferase family protein — encoded protein: MLLNIHRRDNNVGDIMSSPLRYFKFPKETQAIDIMTVNNPEILKNNIIIGGGGLIARDFFTEKLNYIADNRKGKLISWGIGHNGYENVDRELKYPQYMDKFDLHGIRDYNQGFNYVPCVSCMSKLFDKKYHVKHEFAIYKHGNSNWKLPMNEFNFPVMENHQVNYKHTKINKLFNLFSPDDFQVSFSKIIKFLGEADTILTNTYHGMYWGILLNKKVLAFPFSTKFYTLKYKVPFCDPLNPNDWQDKLQEARRYPDALAECRDANQQFYQKVIELLN
- a CDS encoding glycosyltransferase family 4 protein, which gives rise to MNIKNKLKKIKYQIEKTFSSPAYIIPYGLSYLKFLTGKWKLQSHPEKIVEEYDLVFVVLDLAKGWILEAICREIATYFPGKYCFHYSELSLPPSKAYFFAHYSFLPVCLKLNPHIWGSKILVWHTHPRADLGITNEELIYALNRASKVICACSQFARLLISQGLNSKKVTYILGAADPQMFLPHERSNGAVGFCTAFYYRKEPERIFNIIQMMPSRNFILLGKGWEKYEKFAEMKALPNFSYIEAPYADYPKYYTQMDIFVSTAKLEGGPIPLVEAMMCNVVAVASKTGFAPDLIIHGENGFMFDINSSVETICELIEQAYKVKTDIRKTVENLSWENFSLEFQKLLN